Proteins encoded together in one Mobula hypostoma chromosome 9, sMobHyp1.1, whole genome shotgun sequence window:
- the LOC134351628 gene encoding leucine-rich repeat and transmembrane domain-containing protein 2-like, with protein MLRMEAVRSKIVMEGRKVSWTSPPLLLFAMLTIVNTLSACPIHCSCKTYEVDCSNLGLVTIPTDIPSNIKFLSLSNNKLRTFQALTFTNFTTLEKLDLSNNYLDQLPSDAFDYIRNLIDLNLRNNSIRSLDKNIFYKTTNLQRLDLSVNGLSQIPLLLFDEMQNLTWLNLEENRMPNLEREVFEPLAVLQQLQLGGNPWECDCSLRDFKHWMEWFQYKGGKLDGIECSLPKGLRGKDLRVIPIEMFNYCIQLEDENKSSVNKKTVTAPPCVRQELITSRPQYTHTSDCARQRYRPASVRRAIGTVIIAGVLCGIVCIMMVVAGAYGCIYASLMAKYHRELKKRQPLMGDGEQEQEEQKQASSMA; from the exons ATGTTAAGGATGGAGGCTGTGAGAAGTAAAATTGTTATGGAGGGAAGGAAGGTCTCCTGGACAA GTCCCCCATTGTTGCTCTTTGCAATGCTTACTATTGTTAACACTTTGTCGGCGTGTCCCATACACTGCTCTTGTAAAACTTATGAAGTGGATTGCAGCAATCTTGGCTTGGTGACCATCCCAACAGACATTCCATCAAACATCAAATTTCTCTCACTCAGTAACAATAAACTCAGAACCTTCCAGGCTCTCACATTCACTAATTTTACCACATTGGAGAAGCTGGACCTGTCCAACAACTACCTGGACCAACTACCATCGGATGCATTTGATTACATCAGGAATCTGATTGACCTCAATTTGCGAAACAACAGCATTCGAAGCCTGGATAAAAATATCTTCTATAAAACCACCAACCTGCAGAGGTTAGACCTTTCTGTCAATGGTCTCTCTCAGATTCCACTACTTTTATTTGATGAAATGCAGAACTTGACCTGGTTGAATTTGGAAGAGAATAGGATGCCAAATCTTGAAAGAGAGGTCTTTGAGCCACTTGCAGTTCTTCAGCAATTACAGCTTGGTGGGAACCCCTGGGAGTGCGACTGCAGTCTGAGGGATTTCAAACACTGGATGGAGTGGTTCCAGTACAAAG GTGGGAAGCTTGATGGAATTGAATGTTCCCTGCCAAAGGGCCTCCGAGGGAAAGATCTCAGAGTAATTCCAATAGAGATGTTCAACTATTGTATCCAATTAGAGGACGAAAACAAATCTTCAGTAAATAAAAAAACAGTCACTGCCCCTCCCTGTGTGAGGCAAGAACTCATCACCTCAAGGCCGCAGTACACTCATACCTCGGATTGTGCAAGACAACGTTACCGTCCAGCCAGTGTCAGGCGAGCCATTGGGACAGTCATCATTGCTGGAGTCTTATGTGGAATTGTTTGTATCATGATGGTGGTAGCTGGAGCATATGGCTGCATATATGCCTCCTTGATGGCAAAATACCACCGTGAGCTTAAAAAGCGCCAGCCACTGATGGGAGATGGTGAACAAGAGCAGGAGGAACAAAAGCAAGCTTCTTCCATGGCATGA